A part of Salmo trutta chromosome 15, fSalTru1.1, whole genome shotgun sequence genomic DNA contains:
- the LOC115149012 gene encoding rho GTPase-activating protein 35-like, which yields MMAKKQDAKSPTYNLIVVGLSGTEKEKGQCGVGKSCLCNRFVRPSADDFYLDHTSVLSTSDFGGRVVNNDHFLFWGEVGRVVEEGPECRMHVVEQTEFIDDQTFQPHRSTAMQPYIKRAASTKLASAEKLMYFCTDQLGLEQDFEQKQMPEGKIQADGFMLCVDVSRGMNRNFDDQLKFVTNLYGQLSKTKKPIVLVLTKCDEGVERYIKDSHTFAITKKSLPVVETSARSNINVDLAFIALVQLIDKSRGKPKIIPYFEALKLQSQQIALAKDRYEWLVNRVVKNHNETWLNTSRRMHSSSEFKEYVFLEGTAKCKKLFQQHVYRLKQEHIERRRKIYLSTLPLALSSLVPDLDEIDQLSWSGVQKVLESKQHFAHWFVVLEDSPWEDTCHIDNMEDERIPSDLLETAPAEYIFNAHLEHLRNECKRAEMRQEFKHKLACSPFVTPGKPWEEARSFIMNEDFYQWLEESEYLDLYNRHQKDIIDHAKEDFQELLLEYSELFYELEVDAKPSKEKMGAIQDVLGEEQRFKTLQKLPAERDALVLKHIHFVYHPTKETCPSSPQCGDFKIEQLLASRFPTCYPFFNVKSHFGDIKADRINLVILGKDGLAREFANEIRTLCTNDDRYVLDGKMYALTLRPIEGNVRLPVNSFHTTTFTPHGCLCLYNSKESLTYVVESIERLRESTIGRRDSHIAQLLTSLLLVTKRGVGTYADIGGETALGLITQGQQVARRLQCSFLDPASPGVGYGHNVNDSQINQVLRGLLDSRRSSSFSSSSPPLPPKPPGPRDSPHQPSPEADIRIVMCLMCGDNYDVEQLLSPFLLPQHCRPTSNSGTSVILEQTVGPHKQVIELSLLSYHASFSLRKSRLVHGYIAVYSARRKASLETLCAFLCEIQDIIPVQLLAVGESQVELTESESAREQLVQGEELAQEIEGRFNSVVCGSGGVVGGLHRIEMFQHFLMEVVEKRNIVEATHMYDNVAEACTNDTAYSPRCSSPSPGNMFLDSDVDDVEPSPPYFDGTLTSHGGGFNLPDLDSSDVSVISDISSFENKLNSKVPPQVRPKPTVTFDFRKVGRNPYNTDTMGHRRSLPSAVTWVPGGDGGYDPSDYAEPMDAVSKPRPSNEEIIYSVPHDSTQGKIITIRNANRMHSNGNGSDSEADSSSLERCRKFSAAGVKPRLYRDRSKRLGKFSSFRTSFIGSDDEMGALPKTKEDEFGTLKGDIINEEGEDPKKRNILKSLRRTAKKTRPKPRPSIPKPLESNYFGVPLVNVVFPDRPIPLFIDKCVHFIETTGLNTEGLYRVSGNKCEMESMQRQFDQDHGLDLVEKDFAINTVAGALKAFFSELPEPLVPCILQVELLEAFKINDREQRLYTMKDVLRKFPRENYDVFRFVMSHLHKVSQLSRQNLMTSENLSICFWPTLMRPAFTTMDALTATRTYQTIIETFIHQCAFFFYNQPLLDSPTGLAGLPASPTTTLTGGSTYSCYRSSPPPTTTQFSPLQQSPPTTPQSPLQSLLPPLHQHPHCAPTEQETL from the exons ATGATGGCGAAAAAGCAGGATGCTAAGTCACCCACATACAACCTTATTGTTGTGGGTTTGTCAGGGACTGAGAAAGAGAAGGGCCAGTGTGGAGTGGGCAAGTCCTGCCTGTGTAACCGCTTTGTTCGCCCCAGTGCTGATGACTTCTATCTGGACCACACGTCAGTGCTGAGCACCAGTGACTTTGGGGGCAGAGTGGTTAACAATGACCACTTCCTGTTCTGGGGGGAGGTGGGgcgggtggtggaggaggggccGGAGTGCAGGATGCATGTGGTGGAGCAGACCGAGTTCATTGATGACCAGACGTTCCAGCCACACCGCAGCACTGCCATGCAGCCCTATATCAAGAGGGCGGCCTCCACCAAGCTGGCCTCTGCAGAGAAGCTTATGTACTTCTGCACGGACCAGCTGGGGCTGGAGCAGGACTTTGAGCAGAAGCAGATGCCTGAGGGCAAGATACAGGCTGACGGGTTCATGCTCTGTGTGGACGTCAGTAGGGGGATGAACCGCAACTTTGACGACCAGTTGAAGTTTGTCACAAACCTTTATGGTCAGCTGAGCAAAACAAAGAAGCCCATTGTGCTGGTCTTAACCAAGTGTGATGAGGGGGTTGAACGCTACATCAAAGATTCTCACACCTTTGCCATCACTAAAAAGAGTCTTCCAGTAGTGGAGACATCTGCACGCTCCAACATCAATGTTGACCTAGCCTTCATTGCTTTGGTGCAACTCATTGATAAGAGCAGGGGCAAGCCCAAGATCATTCCTTACTTCGAGGCCCTCAAGCTCCAGAGTCAGCAGATAGCCCTGGCTAAAGACCGATACGAATGGCTAGTCAACCGCGTAGTGAAGAACCACAACGAGACCTGGCTTAACACCAGCCGACGCATGCACAGCTCTTCAGAGTTCAAGGAATACGTCTTTCTAGAGGGTACAGCGAAATGCAAGAAGCTCTTCCAGCAGCATGTGTACCGTCTGAAACAGGAGCACATTGAGAGACGTCGGAAAATCTATCTGAGCACTCTTCCTCTAGCACTTAGCTCCCTGGTGCCTGACCTGGATGAGATCGACCAGCTGAGCTGGTCTGGGGTTCAGAAGGTCCTGGAGTCCAAGCAGCACTTTGCCCACTGGTTTGTGGTTTTGGAGGACTCTCCATGGGAGGACACGTGTCACATAGATAACATGGAGGATGAGCGCATCCCCTCAGACCTGCTGGAGACAGCCCCAGCCGAGTACATTTTCAATGCCCACCTGGAGCACCTGAGGAATGAGTGCAAGCGGGCTGAGATGAGGCAGGAGTTCAAGCACAAGCTGGCCTGTTCTCCCTTTGTCACGCCAGGCAAGCCCTGGGAAGAGGCCCGCAGCTTCATCATGAACGAAGACTTCTACCAATGGTTGGAGGAATCAGAGTACCTGGACCTCTACAACCGCCACCAGAAAGACATAATAGACCACGCTAAAGAGGACTTCCAGGAGCTGCTGCTGGAGTACTCTGAGCTCTTCTATGAGCTGGAGGTGGATGCCAAGCCCAGCAAGGAGAAGATGGGGGCCATCCAGGATGTTTTAGGGGAGGAGCAGAGGTTCAAGACCCTGCAGAAGCTTCCAGCTGAGAGAGATGCTCTGGTGTTGAAGCATATCCACTTTGTCTACCACCCAACCAAGGAGACCTGTCCCAGCAGCCCACAGTGTGGAGACTTCAAGATAGAGCAGCTCCTGGCCTCACGTTTCCCAACATGCTACCCATTCTTCAATGTGAAGTCCCATTTTGGGGATATTAAAGCTGACCGAATCAACCTTGTGATATTGGGCAAAGACGGACTGGCCAGGGAGTTTGCCAATGAGATCAGGACCCTCTGTACCAATGACGACCGGTATGTGCTGGATGGGAAAATGTATGCGCTGACCCTGCGACCTATTGAGGGAAACGTACGACTTCCTGTAAATTCCTTTCACACTACCACTTTCACACCCCATGGATGCCTGTGTCTGTACAACTCAAAAGAGTCCCTAACCTATGTCGTAGAAAGCATTGAAAGGTTGCGGGAGTCAACAATAGGTAGAAGGGACAGCCATATAGCTCAGCTTTTAACGTCTCTGCTCTTGGTTACTAAAAGGGGAGTAGGGACATATGCAGATATTGGGGGAGAAACTGCCTTAGGCTTAATAACACAGGGACAGCAGGTAGCAAGGAGACTGCAGTGTAGCTTCCTAGACCCAGCCTCTCCTGGTGTGGGCTATGGGCACAATGTGAATGACAGTCAGATCAATCAAGTTTTGAGGGGTCTCCTGGACTCTAGGAGGAGCTCATCTTTTAGTAGCAGCTCCCCACCTCTGCCCCCTAAACCTCCAGGCCCAAGAGACTCTCCTCACCAGCCCAGCCCAGAGGCAGACATCCGCATCGTCATGTGCTTGATGTGTGGAGACAACTACGACGTGGAacagctcctctctcccttcctactgCCTCAGCACTGCAGGCCAACATCCAATAGTGGGACCTCAGTGATACTGGAGCAGACAGTGGGGCCTCACAAACAGGTGATTGAGCTCTCCCTTCTTTCCTACCACGCCTCCTTCTCCCTGAGGAAGAGCAGATTAGTGCATGGCTACATCGCTGTGTACTCAGCCCGCCGCAAGGCCTCCCTGGAGACTCTATGTGCCTTCCTGTGTGAGATCCAGGACATCATCCCTGTTCAGCTGCTGGCAGTAGGGGAGAGCCAGGTGGAGCTCACAGAAAGTGAGTCTGCCAGAGAGCAGCTAGTCCAGGGAGAGGAGCTGGCCCAAGAGATAGAGGGCAGGTTCAACAGTGTGGTGTGTGGGTCTGGAGGGGTGGTGGGCGGCCTGCACAGGATAGAGATGTTCCAGCACTTCCTGATGGAGGTGGTGGAGAAACGCAACATTGTGGAGGCAACACACATGTATGATAACGTGGCTGAGGCCTGCACTAACGACACTGCCTACTCCCCTCGCTGTAGCTCACCCAGCCCTGGCAACATGTTCCTAGACTCTGATGTGGATGACGTGGAGCCCTCCCCACCCTACTTCGATGGCACACTCACCTCCCATGGTGGGGGCTTCAACCTGCCTGACCTGGACTCCAGCGATGTCTCTGTCATCTCTGACATCAGCTCCTTTGAGAACAAACTCAACAGCAAGGTCCCTCCCCAGGTGAGGCCCAAGCCCACTGTGACCTTTGACTTCCGGAAGGTGGGCCGAAACCCCTACAACACAGACACCATGGGCCACCGTCGCTCCCTGCCCTCTGCTGTGACATGGGTACCAGGTGGGGACGGAGGTTACGACCCCTCAGACTATGCAGAGCCTATGGATGCTGTGTCCAAGCCCCGGCCCAGCAACGAGGAGATCATCTACTCTGTGCCCCATGACAGCACGCAGGGCAAGATAATCACCATCCGCAACGCCAACAGGATGCACTCAAATGGGAATGGCTCGGACAGTGAGGCAGACAGCAGTTCCCTGGAGCGCTGCAGGAAGTTCTCGGCGGCGGGGGTGAAGCCCCGGCTGTACCGTGACCGCTCCAAACGCCTGGGTAAGTTCAGCAGCTTTCGCACTAGCTTCATTGGCAGCGACGACGAGATGGGGGCCCTGCCAAAGACCAAGGAGGATGAGTTCGGAACCCTGAAAGGAGACATCAtcaatgaggagggagaggaccccAAGAAGAGGAACATTCTGAAGAGCCTACGGCGAACTGCCAAG AAAACCAGACCAAAGCCCCGGCCCTCTATTCCCAAGCCCCTGGAGAGCAACTACTTCGGGGTACCCCTGGTCAATGTGGTGTTCCCAGACAGACCTATCCCACTTTTTATCGACAAGTGTGTCCACTTCATTGAGACCACAG gtctCAACACAGAGGGGCTGTACAGGGTGAGCGGGAACAAGTGTGAGATGGAGAGCATGCAGAGGCAGTTTGACCAGG ACCATGGGCTGGACCTAGTGGAGAAGGACTTTGCCATCAACACGGTGGCTGGGGCTCTGAAGGCCTTCTTCTCTGAGCTGCCGGAGCCGTTGGTGCCCTGCATCCTGCAGGTGGAGCTGCTCGAGGCCTTCA aaATCAACGACAGGGAACAAAGGCTGTACACCATGAAGGATGTGCTGAGGAAGTTCCCCAGGGAGAACTATGACGTTTTCAGATTTGTCATGAGCCACTTACACAA GGTGAGCCAGCTGAGCAGACAGAACCTGATGACCAGTGAGAATCTGTCCATCTGTTTCTGGCCCACTCTGATGCGGCCAGCCTTCACCACCATGGACGCCCTGACGGCCACGCGGACCTACCAGACAATCATCGAGACCTTCATCCACCAGTGTGCTTTCTTCTTCTACAACCAGCCCCTCCTGGACTCCCCCACTGGCCTGGCtggcctccctgcctcccccaccaccaccctcaccGGGGGCTCCACCTATTCCTGCTAccgctcctcccctccccccaccaccacgcAATTCAGCCCCCTGCAGCAGTcaccccccaccaccccccaGTCACCCCTGCAGTCCCTTCTGCCCCCCCTCCACCAACACCCCCACTGCGCCCCCACCGAACAAGAGACACTGTAA